From a region of the Bradyrhizobium diazoefficiens genome:
- a CDS encoding (2Fe-2S)-binding protein, whose protein sequence is MPDTSGSKQSAFDRRAFLAGAAGSALVPITARAAAEEARAPAAQDPALPVDITLRVNGKDKRLHIDARTTVLDALREHLKLTGSKKGCDHGQCGACTVLIDDRRVVSCLTLALAAEGQEITTIEGLATDERLHPMQQAFIDNDAFQCGYCTPGQIMSAVACVKEGHANSEADIREYMSGNICRCAAYPNIVAAVKQAAPEIMKG, encoded by the coding sequence ATGCCCGATACATCAGGTTCCAAACAATCAGCATTCGATCGGCGAGCCTTTCTGGCCGGCGCGGCTGGCAGCGCGCTGGTCCCGATCACGGCGCGCGCGGCCGCAGAGGAGGCCAGGGCCCCAGCCGCACAGGATCCGGCACTTCCCGTCGACATCACGCTGCGGGTCAATGGCAAGGACAAGCGCCTGCACATCGATGCGCGTACCACAGTGCTCGATGCGCTGCGCGAGCATCTCAAGCTCACCGGCAGCAAGAAGGGCTGCGACCATGGCCAGTGCGGCGCCTGCACGGTGCTGATCGACGATCGGCGGGTGGTGTCGTGCCTCACGCTGGCGCTCGCGGCCGAGGGGCAGGAGATCACGACGATCGAAGGCCTTGCCACCGACGAACGCCTGCATCCGATGCAGCAGGCCTTCATCGACAACGACGCGTTCCAGTGCGGCTATTGTACGCCTGGCCAGATCATGTCCGCGGTTGCCTGCGTCAAGGAGGGCCATGCAAACAGCGAGGCCGACATCCGCGAATATATGAGCGGCAATATCTGCCGCTGCGCCGCCTATCCCAACATCGTCGCCGCGGTGAAGCAGGCCGCGCCCGAGATCATGAAAGGCTAG
- a CDS encoding xanthine dehydrogenase family protein molybdopterin-binding subunit, giving the protein MTAAAAPEPKTNMGQPVPRYDAVVKVTGRATYASDMPLADPAYAFLVTSAIAKGRVDRFDLDEARRVRGVIDIITHENAPKLKESKLFSNGGYAGTTIQPLKSAEIAHDGQIIAVIIAETYEGAREAANRVKVSYKATAPSATFGSPGTTTAAAKGQNARFKEDPKVGDFAKAFDEAEVKLMAAYDTPTQHHNPMELFSTSCAWMGDELVIYEPSQFVYGLKNGVAEQLGIDADKVRVVNPYVGGAFGSRGSMTPRTAIIAGIAKRLNRPIKLVPTRDQGFTIATYRAETRHEIKLGASRDGKLLALRHEGAEISSRPDAYCVGGTKTTTRLYACPNVDSLVSIVRADRNTPGFMRSPPEVPYLFALESAMDELAVKLNMDPVELRRINDTTNEPISGKPYTSRSLMACFDEAAKAFGWAQRSPQPKSMSDGDWLIGYGCAATCYPTQMGPAAARVRLQRDGRTRVEIAGHEIGTGAYTVIAQTAAERLGVPLEKVAVFIGDSDLPPAPVAGGSNSTASTCSVVMMVCDQIRQRLFKAVMPSQSLTDKAKETVGLGQTPATEAAKGDHPLDLEKAFDGLGVGVVEEYGEWKPEGAPPDAFRAMHSGHVRLVGGHAMKDQIAYAFGAEFVEVRINRFTHEIRCPRLVGAFAAGRIMNPRTARSQLMGGLIWGMSSALLEATEIDERNARYVNDNLADYLVPVNADVRGVEVILLSEQDDHINPAGVKGLGELANVGTNAAICNAIHHATGQRIRKLPVRLENIEV; this is encoded by the coding sequence ATGACCGCTGCTGCTGCTCCCGAGCCGAAGACGAACATGGGCCAGCCTGTGCCGCGTTATGACGCGGTCGTAAAGGTAACGGGACGCGCGACCTATGCGTCCGACATGCCGCTCGCCGACCCCGCCTATGCGTTCCTCGTCACCAGCGCCATCGCCAAGGGGCGGGTGGATCGCTTCGATCTCGATGAGGCCAGACGTGTCCGCGGCGTGATCGATATCATCACCCACGAGAACGCACCGAAGCTGAAGGAGTCGAAGCTCTTCAGCAATGGCGGCTATGCGGGCACGACGATCCAGCCGCTGAAATCGGCCGAGATCGCCCATGACGGACAGATCATCGCGGTAATCATTGCCGAGACCTACGAGGGGGCGCGCGAGGCCGCCAACCGCGTCAAGGTCAGCTACAAGGCCACCGCGCCAAGCGCGACTTTCGGCTCGCCCGGAACGACCACGGCGGCCGCGAAGGGGCAGAATGCCCGGTTCAAGGAAGACCCGAAGGTGGGCGATTTCGCCAAGGCGTTCGACGAGGCCGAGGTCAAGCTGATGGCCGCCTACGACACGCCGACGCAGCATCACAATCCCATGGAGCTGTTCTCGACGAGCTGCGCGTGGATGGGCGACGAGCTCGTCATCTACGAGCCGAGCCAGTTCGTCTACGGCCTGAAGAACGGCGTCGCCGAACAGCTCGGCATCGACGCCGACAAGGTGCGCGTGGTCAATCCCTATGTCGGCGGCGCCTTCGGCTCGCGCGGCTCGATGACGCCGCGCACCGCCATCATCGCCGGCATCGCCAAGCGCCTGAACCGCCCGATCAAGCTGGTCCCGACCCGCGACCAGGGGTTTACCATTGCGACCTATCGCGCCGAGACGCGGCACGAGATCAAGCTCGGCGCGAGCCGGGACGGCAAACTGCTCGCTTTGAGGCATGAGGGAGCCGAGATCTCCTCGCGTCCGGATGCCTATTGCGTCGGCGGCACCAAGACGACGACGCGGCTCTATGCCTGTCCGAATGTCGACAGCCTCGTCTCGATCGTGCGGGCCGACCGCAACACGCCCGGCTTCATGCGCTCGCCACCCGAGGTGCCGTATCTGTTCGCGCTGGAGAGCGCGATGGACGAACTGGCGGTGAAACTGAACATGGATCCGGTCGAGCTTCGCCGTATCAACGACACCACCAACGAGCCGATCAGTGGCAAGCCCTATACGTCGCGCTCGCTGATGGCCTGTTTCGACGAAGCCGCCAAGGCATTCGGCTGGGCGCAGCGTTCGCCTCAGCCGAAATCGATGTCGGACGGGGACTGGCTGATCGGTTATGGCTGCGCCGCCACCTGCTATCCGACCCAGATGGGACCCGCCGCAGCACGCGTACGTCTGCAGCGCGACGGCCGCACCCGGGTCGAGATCGCCGGCCACGAAATCGGGACCGGCGCCTACACCGTTATTGCTCAAACTGCGGCCGAAAGGCTCGGCGTGCCGCTTGAGAAGGTGGCCGTTTTCATCGGTGATAGCGATCTGCCGCCGGCGCCCGTTGCCGGAGGCTCGAATTCCACGGCCAGCACCTGCTCCGTGGTGATGATGGTGTGCGATCAGATTCGGCAGCGCCTGTTCAAGGCGGTGATGCCGAGCCAGAGCCTGACGGACAAGGCCAAGGAGACCGTGGGTCTCGGTCAGACGCCGGCCACGGAGGCGGCGAAGGGCGACCACCCCCTCGACCTGGAGAAGGCGTTCGACGGGCTCGGTGTCGGCGTCGTCGAGGAATATGGCGAGTGGAAGCCGGAAGGCGCGCCGCCGGACGCCTTCCGCGCCATGCATAGCGGGCACGTGCGGCTAGTGGGCGGTCACGCGATGAAGGACCAGATCGCCTATGCGTTCGGCGCGGAGTTCGTCGAGGTCCGCATCAACCGCTTCACGCACGAGATCCGCTGCCCCCGCCTGGTCGGGGCCTTCGCTGCAGGCCGCATCATGAACCCGCGCACCGCGCGCAGCCAGCTGATGGGCGGCTTGATCTGGGGCATGTCTTCGGCGCTGCTGGAGGCCACCGAGATCGACGAGCGCAATGCGCGCTACGTCAACGACAATCTTGCCGATTATCTCGTGCCCGTGAATGCGGACGTGCGCGGCGTCGAGGTGATCCTGCTCTCCGAACAGGACGATCATATCAACCCGGCAGGCGTCAAGGGGCTTGGCGAGCTCGCCAATGTCGGCACCAATGCCGCGATCTGTAACGCGATCCACCACGCCACCGGCC
- a CDS encoding xanthine dehydrogenase family protein subunit M — MAVQALSAAAAANNPLTQASAQPLAGGTTLIDLMKLDVMRPAAIVDINPLARGWSAIEPRSDGLRLGALAKMSDVAAHAEIQRNYPVIANSLKLAASAQLRNMATLGGNVMQRTRCSYFRDVSYDSCNKRNPGSGCAAVDGVNRMHAVLGTSDQCIATYPGDFAQALIALDAMVEVTGRSGTRNMPFAELHKAPGNTPDIETTLQPGELISAFSISGRWPRSVYLKARDRQSYEFALSSAAIALDVQDGTIGDARVALGGVATVPWRAREAEALLKGQKFDDGLAQRVADAAFADARGRRHNSFKIALGKRVVARALQQAVTMEI, encoded by the coding sequence ATGGCCGTGCAGGCGCTCAGCGCCGCTGCGGCCGCGAACAATCCGCTGACCCAGGCCTCCGCGCAGCCGCTCGCCGGCGGCACCACACTGATCGATTTGATGAAGCTCGACGTGATGCGGCCCGCCGCGATCGTCGACATCAATCCGCTCGCCCGCGGCTGGTCGGCGATCGAGCCCAGGAGCGACGGCTTGCGGCTCGGCGCGCTCGCGAAGATGTCGGATGTCGCCGCCCATGCCGAGATCCAGCGCAATTATCCGGTGATCGCCAATTCCCTGAAGCTCGCGGCCAGCGCCCAGCTGCGCAACATGGCGACGCTCGGCGGCAATGTGATGCAGCGGACGCGTTGCAGCTATTTTCGCGATGTCTCCTACGACAGTTGCAACAAGCGCAATCCCGGCTCCGGCTGTGCCGCAGTGGACGGCGTCAACCGCATGCATGCCGTGCTCGGCACGTCCGATCAATGCATTGCGACCTATCCCGGCGATTTTGCCCAGGCGCTGATCGCGCTGGACGCCATGGTCGAGGTCACCGGCAGGTCCGGCACGCGCAACATGCCGTTCGCAGAGCTGCACAAGGCGCCCGGCAATACGCCCGACATCGAGACCACCCTTCAGCCGGGCGAACTGATTTCGGCCTTCTCCATTTCCGGCCGCTGGCCGCGTTCGGTGTATCTCAAGGCGCGCGACCGGCAATCCTATGAGTTCGCGCTGTCATCGGCTGCGATTGCACTCGACGTGCAGGACGGCACGATCGGTGATGCGCGGGTTGCGCTGGGCGGCGTCGCCACCGTGCCCTGGCGCGCGCGAGAAGCGGAGGCGCTGTTGAAGGGACAGAAGTTCGATGACGGCCTCGCGCAGCGGGTTGCGGATGCCGCTTTTGCAGACGCGCGCGGCCGCCGGCACAACAGCTTCAAGATCGCGCTCGGCAAGCGCGTGGTGGCGCGCGCGCTCCAGCAGGCCGTAACGATGGAGATCTGA